Proteins encoded by one window of Thermobaculum terrenum ATCC BAA-798:
- the purU gene encoding formyltetrahydrofolate deformylase, whose amino-acid sequence MSYNIRLLIDCPDRKGLIAAISSFIAMHNGNILSADQYVSDSGRFFMRLVIEGEGFGLRKEEFGAAFTPLARQYSMNWQIYYTDQPKRVAILVSKQDHCLVDLLWRWDAGELPAEIPLVISNHTNAASRVEAYGIPFYHLPVTKETREEQEDKILELLDKYSIDLVVLARYMQILTPKVVNAYRQRMINIHHSFLPAFVGANPYHQAHARGVKIIGATAHYVTEELDAGPIINQDIAHVSHRDTVQDMIRIGREVERRVLARAVRWHLEDRVLVDGNRTVVFE is encoded by the coding sequence ATGAGCTATAACATTAGGTTGCTTATTGATTGTCCAGATCGGAAGGGTCTTATAGCAGCTATTTCTTCGTTTATAGCTATGCATAACGGCAATATCCTGAGCGCTGATCAATACGTTAGCGATTCAGGAAGATTTTTTATGCGTCTTGTAATAGAGGGTGAGGGGTTTGGCCTGCGAAAGGAGGAGTTTGGGGCTGCCTTTACTCCGCTCGCCAGGCAGTATTCTATGAATTGGCAGATATATTACACTGATCAACCTAAGCGGGTGGCTATACTTGTGTCCAAGCAGGATCATTGTCTGGTTGACTTGCTGTGGAGGTGGGATGCCGGAGAACTTCCGGCTGAGATACCTTTGGTGATCTCAAATCATACAAATGCCGCGAGCAGGGTGGAAGCCTATGGGATTCCTTTTTATCATCTGCCAGTGACGAAGGAAACTCGAGAAGAGCAGGAGGACAAGATCCTAGAGCTCCTAGATAAGTACTCAATAGACCTGGTAGTACTTGCACGGTACATGCAGATACTCACACCCAAGGTGGTGAACGCGTATCGCCAGAGGATGATAAACATACACCATTCCTTCCTTCCAGCCTTTGTGGGGGCTAATCCTTATCATCAAGCACATGCTAGAGGCGTTAAGATTATAGGAGCTACTGCTCACTATGTGACAGAGGAGCTAGATGCAGGCCCCATAATCAATCAGGATATAGCTCACGTGTCTCACAGAGACACAGTTCAGGACATGATCAGGATAGGACGTGAAGTTGAGCGAAGGGTACTAGCGCGTGCGGTCAGATGGCATCTTGAGGACCGAGTATTGGTCGATGGTAACCGTACGGTTGTCTTCGAGTAG
- a CDS encoding dipeptidase, translated as MMSVDSALIPVLDGHNDVLLRVAYRQEGEDYSFFLENQDGHLDLPRAKAAGFAGGFFAIYIPPVSDDSHAPLDRYYALEQAMLISSCLFQLERQSGGELKVVQDVGELEGQVKSGRIGAIMHMEGAEPIDEDLHALEVFYRAGLRSIGIVWSRPNAFGYGVPFVFPSTPDIGPGLTDAGKRLVKACNELGILVDVSHLNEAGFWDVVKISEAPIVATHSNVHAICPVSRNLTDRQLDAIRDSDGMVGLNFAVAFLRPDGKRIADTPIDIMIRHIDYLVERVGIDRVGLGSDFDGALISSHISDVTGLPKLLNALREHGYSQEELEKMAFRNWLRVLKLTWKS; from the coding sequence ATGATGAGCGTTGATAGTGCATTGATACCTGTCCTGGATGGCCATAACGATGTTTTGCTAAGGGTAGCTTACAGACAAGAAGGCGAGGATTACTCATTCTTCTTGGAAAACCAAGATGGTCATCTTGACCTTCCAAGAGCCAAGGCAGCAGGATTCGCTGGTGGTTTCTTTGCCATATATATACCGCCAGTATCTGATGATTCTCATGCTCCCTTAGACCGTTACTATGCTCTAGAGCAGGCTATGCTTATATCATCCTGCCTGTTTCAGCTTGAGAGGCAGTCTGGTGGAGAGCTAAAGGTGGTACAAGACGTAGGTGAACTCGAGGGGCAGGTGAAGTCGGGCAGGATAGGGGCGATAATGCATATGGAGGGTGCGGAGCCCATAGATGAAGACCTGCACGCCTTGGAAGTCTTCTACAGGGCTGGCTTAAGATCAATAGGGATCGTATGGAGCAGACCAAACGCCTTTGGTTATGGGGTTCCTTTTGTTTTTCCTTCAACTCCTGATATAGGTCCAGGATTAACGGATGCTGGTAAGAGATTGGTTAAGGCCTGTAACGAACTAGGGATACTAGTGGACGTATCCCATCTTAACGAAGCTGGTTTTTGGGACGTTGTGAAGATTTCCGAAGCCCCTATTGTGGCGACCCATTCCAATGTCCATGCTATATGTCCTGTTAGTCGCAACCTCACCGATCGTCAACTTGATGCGATAAGAGATTCGGATGGAATGGTAGGGCTGAACTTCGCCGTTGCCTTTTTGAGGCCTGATGGCAAAAGAATAGCTGATACACCTATAGATATCATGATACGTCATATAGACTATCTGGTCGAAAGAGTGGGAATAGACAGGGTTGGGCTAGGCTCAGATTTTGACGGGGCTTTGATATCCTCCCATATATCTGATGTAACCGGGCTTCCAAAGCTGTTAAATGCCCTGAGGGAGCATGGTTACAGCCAGGAAGAGTTAGAGAAGATGGCATTCAGAAACTGGCTGCGGGTGCTGAAATTAACCTGGAAGAGCTAG
- a CDS encoding YdcF family protein: protein MIIALLLVIVWFGNVLIEIHKVGNTDNAVKSDAILVLGAAQYNGRPSPVFRARLDHALALYKKRLAPKVVVVGGKARGDTYTEADSGVRYLLRRGIPSSSLVAVPHGRSTYSSLRAAKNMLQPKHVRSLIIVSDRFHMYRSLEMAKSLGFRVTGSPTPDSPIDKDPAAETRYVIREALAYTAYRISGR, encoded by the coding sequence TTGATCATAGCGCTTCTGTTGGTAATTGTCTGGTTCGGAAACGTACTAATAGAGATCCATAAGGTAGGAAACACCGACAATGCAGTGAAGTCGGATGCTATACTCGTACTTGGAGCTGCCCAGTACAACGGTAGACCCTCCCCTGTGTTCAGAGCAAGGCTGGACCACGCGCTCGCTCTATATAAGAAGAGGCTTGCCCCGAAGGTTGTGGTTGTGGGAGGTAAGGCGAGAGGGGACACCTATACCGAAGCGGATTCTGGTGTACGCTATCTCTTAAGAAGGGGCATACCTTCTAGCTCACTCGTGGCAGTACCTCATGGCCGAAGCACTTACAGCAGCTTGCGTGCAGCCAAAAACATGCTGCAACCCAAACATGTTCGATCTTTGATCATCGTAAGCGACAGATTCCATATGTATCGATCCCTGGAGATGGCCAAATCGCTTGGCTTTAGGGTAACTGGTTCCCCTACTCCCGACAGTCCTATAGATAAGGATCCCGCAGCTGAGACCAGGTATGTTATCAGGGAGGCACTAGCTTATACAGCCTACAGAATATCGGGACGTTGA
- a CDS encoding glutaredoxin family protein, producing the protein MEHSATIVVYSTSWCGDCKRAKMVLDSMNINYKLIDLELHPHAEEEMLKVNGGIWRVPTIILPTGKVLVEPSVNELLAALEGRAA; encoded by the coding sequence ATGGAACATTCTGCAACTATAGTTGTGTATAGTACCTCTTGGTGTGGCGACTGCAAGAGGGCAAAGATGGTTCTAGATAGTATGAATATCAACTATAAGCTTATAGATCTTGAGCTTCATCCTCATGCTGAAGAGGAGATGCTAAAGGTAAATGGGGGTATTTGGAGGGTTCCCACGATAATTCTACCTACTGGGAAGGTATTGGTAGAGCCCTCTGTAAACGAGCTCTTAGCTGCCCTGGAAGGTAGAGCTGCATAG
- a CDS encoding PP2C family serine/threonine-protein phosphatase — protein MTCSWKYAFASVIGTYHLSRGLPCQDAIRVSLCRLEKEDVLLAVVSDGAGSAARGDEGSEFACQFFVEKLHDFVLSGSEICTLDRELCVGWVKDYLSHLEERANSCEAQISDYASTLLAAVVGSRSAVFLQIGDGAIVASTEDDPDSYTAIFWPQKGEYESTTFFLTDNNSHENLLILSLDDVSICDLAIFTDGLQRIALDFTENEAYNPFFRGMFNPLRGQFDGYLQELSEQLKNFLGSPRVNEYTEDDKTLLLASRVIGQQLSEVPD, from the coding sequence ATGACCTGTTCTTGGAAATACGCATTTGCAAGCGTTATTGGAACCTATCACCTGTCCAGAGGACTCCCTTGTCAGGATGCCATAAGGGTTAGCCTATGCAGGCTTGAAAAAGAGGATGTGCTGCTTGCAGTGGTATCAGATGGAGCAGGTAGCGCTGCGAGGGGGGATGAGGGATCAGAGTTTGCCTGCCAATTCTTTGTTGAGAAGCTGCATGATTTCGTTCTGTCAGGTTCGGAGATATGTACCCTGGATAGGGAGTTATGCGTTGGCTGGGTGAAAGACTATCTTTCTCATCTAGAGGAGAGAGCTAATTCTTGTGAGGCTCAGATATCAGATTATGCATCTACGCTACTTGCTGCAGTCGTTGGTAGCAGGTCGGCAGTATTTCTTCAGATTGGTGACGGGGCTATAGTAGCTTCAACGGAGGATGATCCGGATAGCTATACTGCCATCTTCTGGCCCCAGAAGGGTGAGTATGAATCCACGACCTTTTTCTTGACGGACAATAACTCACATGAGAACCTATTGATCTTGTCTTTGGATGATGTCAGTATTTGCGATCTGGCGATCTTCACTGACGGCCTGCAGCGGATAGCTCTAGATTTTACCGAGAACGAAGCGTATAACCCGTTCTTTCGTGGAATGTTCAATCCATTGAGAGGCCAATTCGATGGTTATCTTCAGGAATTGTCTGAACAGCTGAAGAATTTCCTGGGTTCTCCAAGGGTCAATGAATATACTGAGGATGATAAGACACTGCTTCTTGCCTCTAGGGTTATTGGCCAGCAATTGAGCGAAGTTCCTGATTGA
- a CDS encoding flavin reductase family protein encodes MDQAVKKQVLRSFTYGLYLITVKDGEEANCFTANWVSQASFEPPMVVFSMENDSRSIGMIQRSGAFAVHVIPEGYRDFAGRMGRSSKQNPNKISEVEWEPGEVTGSPILKELAGWVECRLVGTLPAGDHTLMLGEVVNAGIGRDLRPLTLSEAGFKYSG; translated from the coding sequence ATGGATCAAGCCGTAAAGAAGCAGGTGTTGAGGAGCTTTACGTACGGTCTTTATCTAATCACGGTCAAGGATGGTGAAGAAGCTAATTGCTTTACTGCAAATTGGGTATCCCAGGCATCTTTTGAACCTCCGATGGTGGTCTTCTCGATGGAAAACGACTCCAGGTCTATTGGCATGATACAGCGATCTGGAGCTTTCGCGGTACATGTTATTCCAGAAGGCTATCGGGATTTTGCGGGCAGGATGGGCAGATCCTCCAAACAGAATCCTAACAAGATATCAGAGGTGGAGTGGGAGCCCGGTGAAGTCACTGGCAGCCCTATCTTGAAAGAGTTGGCAGGATGGGTAGAATGCAGGCTAGTGGGGACTCTTCCCGCAGGTGATCATACCTTGATGTTGGGTGAAGTGGTAAACGCTGGAATCGGCAGGGACTTGAGACCTCTGACTTTGTCAGAGGCAGGTTTCAAGTACAGTGGTTAG
- a CDS encoding Hsp20/alpha crystallin family protein, giving the protein MALQRWDPFREVLSLRDAINRLFEESWVSPTSIVTRTTVGMPVDIEERDNEYVIKASLPGFKPEDVNVSVTGDTVTISAEQKGEEERKGANYLVRERRFGSVSRSFTLPTRIDANNAKATFEHGELVLTLPKAEEAKPKQIQINVGGQLQSGQEQVQQ; this is encoded by the coding sequence ATGGCACTGCAGAGATGGGATCCCTTTAGAGAGGTATTGAGCCTGAGAGATGCTATCAACAGACTGTTTGAGGAAAGCTGGGTAAGTCCAACCAGCATAGTTACCCGAACCACTGTAGGTATGCCGGTAGATATAGAGGAAAGAGACAATGAGTATGTGATCAAGGCTTCTCTGCCTGGGTTCAAGCCCGAGGATGTTAACGTATCCGTCACTGGAGATACGGTGACTATATCTGCTGAGCAGAAGGGTGAGGAAGAGCGTAAGGGTGCTAACTACCTGGTAAGAGAGCGCAGGTTTGGCTCTGTTTCGAGGTCATTCACTCTTCCGACTAGGATAGATGCCAACAACGCAAAGGCTACTTTTGAGCACGGCGAGTTGGTGCTTACGCTGCCCAAGGCTGAGGAGGCTAAGCCCAAGCAGATACAGATCAATGTTGGTGGGCAGCTACAGAGCGGTCAGGAACAGGTACAGCAATAG
- a CDS encoding DoxX family protein has translation MFDAALLVLRVVVGLLFIGHGAQKLFGWFGGGGLKGTAHFMESLGLTPGRYWAVLAGLSEFVGGLLMLTGLLNPIGPLAILGAMIMATVKAHWGKPIWSSSGGAELPVVYGAIAVALLLTGYGRYSLDNLLNISLPSWVVLAGFLVIMLLLVLATVPGVSRSAKYSTS, from the coding sequence ATGTTTGATGCTGCGCTCCTTGTATTACGGGTTGTGGTTGGCCTATTGTTTATTGGTCATGGTGCTCAGAAGCTGTTCGGTTGGTTTGGTGGAGGAGGACTGAAAGGAACTGCGCATTTTATGGAATCTCTAGGGCTTACTCCTGGAAGGTATTGGGCTGTGTTGGCTGGTTTGTCCGAGTTTGTTGGTGGGCTGTTGATGCTTACAGGTTTGCTTAATCCTATTGGCCCACTTGCTATTCTTGGAGCGATGATCATGGCCACCGTGAAGGCCCATTGGGGTAAGCCTATATGGTCCTCTAGTGGTGGTGCAGAATTGCCAGTTGTCTACGGTGCCATTGCTGTTGCTCTTCTTTTGACTGGTTATGGTAGATACTCACTAGACAACCTGTTGAATATCTCCCTTCCCAGTTGGGTAGTATTGGCTGGTTTCTTGGTAATAATGCTCTTGCTAGTTCTTGCTACCGTCCCAGGAGTCAGCAGATCGGCTAAGTACTCTACGAGCTAG
- the yedA gene encoding drug/metabolite exporter YedA, with translation MNVEDKLLDTGPGLVKKGAPSAIHILLALLAVYLIWGSTYLGIKFALSSFPPLLLGGIRFLIAGSVLYIWLRFQGHSKPTREQWLSCALVGALLLLIGNGGVGFAEQNVASSLVALVIAATPLWAAIFLSLMGRKPGKLEWIGLTIGFLGVALLNLDGQLRSEPISAAIVIASSICWSFGSVISQRLSIPSGLMASACEMLTGGALMLLIGLILGEKISLPITFEASVAIIYLTMIGSLVGFTAYSFLLENVRPSLATSYAYVNPIVAVILGAFIGNEHISPMIIVSMPLIILGIAIVVMTKSPSMEKED, from the coding sequence ATGAATGTTGAAGATAAGCTGCTAGACACAGGACCTGGCCTGGTTAAGAAGGGCGCTCCTTCTGCTATACATATCTTGCTTGCACTTTTAGCAGTATACCTCATATGGGGATCCACTTACTTAGGCATAAAATTTGCCCTAAGCAGCTTCCCACCGTTGCTTCTAGGGGGAATAAGATTCCTGATAGCGGGCTCCGTACTCTATATATGGTTACGGTTTCAAGGTCATTCAAAACCTACAAGAGAACAATGGCTCTCTTGCGCCTTAGTGGGTGCTCTCCTCCTGCTTATAGGAAATGGTGGAGTAGGCTTTGCTGAGCAGAACGTAGCCTCTAGCCTAGTCGCCTTAGTTATAGCGGCCACGCCTTTGTGGGCAGCAATATTCCTTAGCTTGATGGGAAGAAAACCAGGCAAGCTAGAGTGGATAGGTCTGACAATCGGTTTTCTCGGAGTAGCGCTGCTCAATCTAGATGGACAACTAAGATCAGAGCCTATATCAGCGGCTATAGTAATTGCCTCCTCCATCTGTTGGTCCTTTGGCTCAGTCATAAGCCAGAGGCTATCTATTCCATCAGGGCTTATGGCTAGTGCTTGCGAGATGCTTACAGGGGGAGCATTGATGTTGTTGATTGGCTTGATTCTTGGGGAAAAAATAAGCCTTCCAATAACTTTCGAGGCTTCTGTAGCGATAATTTATCTCACGATGATAGGCTCTCTGGTCGGATTTACTGCCTATAGCTTTCTACTGGAAAACGTCAGACCTTCTTTGGCGACAAGCTACGCGTACGTCAATCCGATAGTAGCAGTGATATTAGGCGCGTTCATTGGGAACGAACATATAAGCCCAATGATAATCGTTTCCATGCCCCTTATAATCTTAGGGATAGCTATAGTAGTTATGACTAAGAGCCCTAGTATGGAAAAAGAGGACTAG
- a CDS encoding MerR family transcriptional regulator, producing MEYRNDRSFPKYTISVVSEMTGVPVHTIRQYEQQGLIRPARTTGKTRRYSDEDVEMIMQIADLARKGINYPGIREVLRIRKEHTSNHPDKPNKQSA from the coding sequence ATGGAGTATAGAAATGACAGGTCATTCCCAAAGTACACGATTAGCGTTGTGTCCGAGATGACCGGTGTTCCTGTGCATACAATTAGACAATATGAGCAGCAGGGGCTGATAAGACCAGCCCGAACAACTGGCAAAACTCGCCGGTACTCGGACGAAGATGTCGAGATGATCATGCAGATAGCCGACCTGGCGCGTAAGGGTATTAACTACCCAGGGATAAGGGAAGTGCTTCGTATACGTAAGGAACATACCTCCAACCATCCGGATAAGCCTAATAAGCAATCAGCTTAG
- a CDS encoding MOSC domain-containing protein — protein sequence MARLYQINISKGGVPKHRVEDATVDYLGILGDYHNDREHHGGPDKALCMFSLELIEQLRSEGHNIAPGHLGENLTISGLNWEQIIPGTKLLIGDTLLVEVTGYTNPCYKIGAFFKDGKFSRVSQKTHPGNSRVYARVIVPGRIKQGDQVTIVP from the coding sequence ATGGCAAGGTTGTACCAGATAAACATCTCAAAGGGTGGAGTACCCAAGCATAGAGTAGAAGACGCTACTGTCGACTATCTTGGAATCCTAGGTGACTATCACAACGATCGAGAACATCATGGGGGTCCTGACAAAGCACTATGTATGTTTTCGCTGGAGTTAATTGAGCAGCTGCGATCTGAAGGGCACAATATAGCTCCAGGGCATCTCGGAGAGAATCTGACTATAAGTGGCTTGAACTGGGAGCAGATAATTCCCGGAACTAAACTCCTAATCGGAGACACCCTATTAGTAGAAGTTACGGGGTATACAAACCCTTGTTATAAGATAGGTGCCTTTTTCAAAGACGGCAAGTTCTCTAGGGTCTCTCAGAAAACACATCCTGGAAACAGCAGGGTTTATGCAAGAGTTATAGTACCTGGCCGCATTAAACAAGGCGATCAAGTAACTATCGTACCCTGA